A region from the Salvia splendens isolate huo1 chromosome 15, SspV2, whole genome shotgun sequence genome encodes:
- the LOC121767891 gene encoding uncharacterized protein LOC121767891 isoform X2 — MCCSSCWHRGHSFERRLRLGGPLLKENIATMVLESLFYGRRCPLQQYGAKLLCVSDLLLLGRATIEEARSFLHC; from the exons ATGTGTTGTTCATCTTGCTG GCACAGGGGCCATTCGTTTGAGCGGAGGTTACGTCTTGGTGGGCCCCTACTGAAGGAAAACATAGCAACTATGGTGCTTGAGAG CCTTTTCTATGGAAGAAGGTGCCCTTTGCAGCAGTATGGTGCAAAGCTGTTGTGTGTTAGTGATTTGCTCCTATTAGGAAGAGCCACCATCGAAGAGGCTCGTAGCTTTCTGCATTG TTGA
- the LOC121767728 gene encoding receptor protein kinase-like protein ZAR1 yields the protein MSIETLLRLICCFTISVCISLTSSLSSDALALLALKSAISEDPRNAVVSWSYSDLSPCKWAGIICDETHDRVTSISLSGNYLKGYVPSEIGALAFLSSLDLSQNNFSGPLPQQITNLQSLVHLDISSNNFSGSLPEGLSNLGNLRGTLNLSCNSFSGSIPASLGRLPMTVSLDLRRNNLTGEIPQVGSLLNQGPTAFSGNPLLCGFPSTTLCAERQNRNPIKPGVSSNGLPASEKAKMKSGMATTVSVICGVSVAAMGMVFVSVWLMKKRRKMEEEKMVREKAEREKGQKGKFVVVDEGFGLELEDLLRASAYVLGKGRNGIVYKVVVPGGSGREPVVAAVRRLGEGSGETRAWRMKDFEAIAKVKHPNIVRLKAYYYASDEKLLVSQFVGNGSLHNALHGSGITPLSWAARLGIAQGAARGLMHIHESRKHVHGSIKTSKILLDRDLKPYISGFGLPRLVATSLAGGKSTQKCDVYSFGVVLLEILTGRLQESEGGGVEGLVRRVFREERPLSEIIDPSLMHEIRAKPQIVAMFHIALSCSEIDPELRPKMRMVSFSLDCIKLDDKIS from the exons ATGAGCATTGAAACCTTGCTGAGGCTCATTTGCTGCTTCACTATCTCTGTCTGCATCTCTCTCACTTCCTCATTGAGCTCAGACGCCCTCGCGCTTCTAGCGCTGAAATCCGCAATCTCAGAAGACCCCAGAAACGCTGTCGTTTCATGGTCCTACTCCGATTTATCCCCTTGCAAATGGGCTGGGATCATCTGCGACGAAACCCACGACAGAGTCACCTCCATTTCACTCTCCGGCAACTATCTCAAGGGCTACGTTCCATCAGAAATCGGCGCGCTTGCATTTCTCTCTTCTCTCGATCTCTCGCAGAACAATTTCAGCGGACCTCTGCCGCAACAGATAACCAATCTTCAAAGCCTTGTTCACCTCGACATTTCGTCGAACAATTTCAGTGGCTCCCTCCCTGAAGGGCTGAGCAACTTGGGGAATTTGAGGGGGACGTTGAATTTATCGTGCAATTCATTTTCCGGTTCGATTCCGGCGAGTTTGGGGCGGCTTCCGATGACGGTAAGCCTCGATTTGCGGCGGAATAATCTCACCGGAGAGATTCCTCAGGTTGGGTCGCTGCTGAATCAGGGCCCAACCGCGTTTTCTGGAAACCCTCTTCTTTGCGGATTTCCGTCGACCACGTTGTGTGCAGAGAGGCAAAATCGGAATCCAATCAAACCTGGCGTTTCCTCAAACGGGTTGCCTGCAAGTGAGAAGGCGAAGATGAAAAGCGGGATGGCGACGACGGTTTCTGTAATCTGTGGTGTTTCCGTGGCGGCGATGGGGATGGTGTTTGTTTCAGTGTGGTtgatgaagaagaggaggaagatgGAGGAGGAGAAAATGGTGAGAGAGAAagcggagagagagaaggggcaAAAGGGTAAATTCGTGGTTGTGGATGAAGGTTTTGGTTTGGAGTTGGAGGATTTGTTGAGGGCTTCGGCTTATGTTTTGGGGAAGGGTAGGAATGGGATAGTGTATAAAGTTGTGGTCCCGGGCGGGTCGGGTCGGGAGCCGGTCGTGGCTGCAGTGAGGCGGCTGGGCGAGGGGTCGGGCGAGACCAGGGCGTGGCGGATGAAGGATTTCGAGGCGATTGCGAAGGTGAAGCATCCCAACATTGTGAGGCTCAAGGCCTATTACTATGCGAGTGATGAGAAATTGCTTGTTTCTCAATTTGTTGGGAATGGAAGCTTACACAATGCTTTACATG GAAGTGGCATCACTCCATTGTCATGGGCTGCAAGGCTCGGGATAGCCCAGGGGGCAGCCAGAGGCCTAATGCACATCCACGAAAGCCGAAAACACGTCCACGGCAGCATCAAGACATCGAAGATCCTCCTCGACCGCGACCTCAAGCCCTACATCTCCGGGTTCGGCCTACCTCGCCTCGTTGCAACTTCATTGGCAGGCGGAAAGTCCACTCAGAAATGCGACGTTTACTCCTTTGGGGTCGTGCTGCTGGAGATTCTAACGGGGCGGCTGCAAGAGAGCGAAGGTGGGGGGGTTGAGGGCCTCGTGAGGAGGGTCTTTCGCGAGGAGAGGCCGTTGTCGGAGATCATAGACCCGTCTCTCATGCATGAGATCCGGGCCAAGCCACAGATCGTCGCAATGTTTCACATTGCGCTGAGCTGCAGTGAGATAGATCCTGAGTTGAGACCAAAGATGAGAATGGTTTCTTTTAGCCTTGATTGCATCAAATTGGATGATAAAATTAGTTGA
- the LOC121767729 gene encoding ras-related protein RABA4d-like: MSNFGGDFNQKIDYVFKVVLIGDSAVGKSQLLSRFARNEFNLESKATIGVEFQTKSLLIDQKTVKAQIWDTAGQERYRAVTSAYYRGAVGAMLVYDIAKRQSFDHMARWLEELRGHADKNIVIMLIGNKSDLGTLRAVPTEDAQEFAERENLYFMETSALQATNVEGAFMTILTEIYRIVSKKALAANGEYSKSSSLKGTAIIVSGQGETQSKSGCCT; the protein is encoded by the exons ATGTCAAATTTTGGAGGGGATTTTAATCAGAAGATTGATTATGTGTTCAAGGTCGTGTTGATAGGGGATTCCGCGGTGGGGAAATCGCAGTTGCTGTCTAGGTTTGCGAGGAATGAATTTAACTTGGAATCGAAGGCCACAATTGGGGTTGAATTCCAAACCAAGTCACTTCTCATCGATCAGAAAACTGTAAAGGCACAGATTTGGGATACTGCGGGTCAAGAGAG GTATCGAGCAGTGACGAGTGCATACTACAGAGGCGCGGTTGGTGCAATGCTGGTATACGACATAGCAAAACGCCAATCCTTCGATCACATGGCGAGATGGCTGGAGGAGCTAAGAGGGCACGCTGACAAGAACATCGTGATAATGCTGATCGGGAACAAATCCGACTTAGGGACACTCCGAGCAGTCCCCACAGAGGACGCGCAGGAGTTTGCTGAGAGGGAGAATCTGTACTTCATGGAGACGTCAGCCCTTCAAGCAACGAATGTGGAGGGTGCGTTCATGACCATTCTCACGGAGATATATCGGATTGTGAGCAAGAAAGCTCTGGCTGCCAATGGCGAATATTCGAAGTCTTCATCTTTGAAGGGGACTGCCATCATTGTCAGTGGTCAAGGAGAGACACAGTCTAAGTCTGGTTGTTGCACATGA
- the LOC121767890 gene encoding bZIP transcription factor TGA10-like: MASNKVSSNNKEHHHSTQIAQHHHMQHGDQINHHQNQNNNHMFSFGMMQSSTPFNISKESGAYDLGDLDQALFLYLDGQDQDQRQMRPHTLNIFPSEPMHVEPSQKPSIIKGISSGSKKSSEPSNHRNYVQEPAKVVKREGNRKGPTSSSEQDGPKTPDPKTLRRLAQNREAARKSRLRKKAYVQQLESSRMKLTQLEHDIQRARAQGVFLGGNANAGGEQGLSCTNISSDAALFDMEYARWLEEHHHLMVELRSAIHEHRPETELQILIDNSLAHYDQMIALKSVLVKSDVFHIFSGMWRTPAERCFLWMGGVRPSELIKIIMNQVEPLTEQQMVGIYGLQQSTQEAEEALSQGLEALNQSLTETIVCDTLTLPPNMNTYMAQMAVAISKLSTLEGFVRQADSLRQQTLHRLHQLLTTRQAARCILAIGEYFHRLRALSSLWLTRPRHD, encoded by the exons atggcTTCAAACAAGGTCAGCAGCAACAACAAAGAGCATCATCACTCTACACAAATAGCTCAACATCATCATATGCAGCACGGTGATCAAATCAATcatcatcaaaatcaaaataacaaTCACATGTTTTCGTTCGGGATGATGCAATCATCCACACCCTTCAATAT AAGCAAAGAATCCGGCGCTTACGACTTGGGAGACTTAGATCAAGCTCTATTTCTCTACCTCGATGGCCAAGATCAAGACCAACGAC AGATGAGGCCACACACTCTCAATATTTTCCCCTCTGAGCCCATGCATGTAGAGCCATCACAAAAACCATCAATCATCAAG GGAATAAGCAGCGGTTCGAAGAAATCATCTGAGCCATCTAATCACAGAAATTATGTTCAAGAACCGGCCAAAGTAGTTAAG CGTGAGGGAAATCGCAAAGGGCCTACCTCAAGCTCAGAGCAAGATGGTCCAAAAACACCTGATCCAAAg aCTTTGAGGAGGCTTGCACAAAATAGAGAAGCAGCCAGGAAAAGCAGGCTTAGGAAAAAG GCTTATGTTCAGCAGTTGGAGTCAAGCAGAATGAAGCTTACTCAATTAGAACATGATATTCAAAGAGCTAGAGCACAA GGAGTTTTTTTAGGAGGAAATGCTAATGCAGGTGGAGAACAAGGCCTTTCTTGTACCAATATATCTTCAG ATGCGGCGTTGTTCGACATGGAGTATGCTCGGTGGCTGGAGGAGCACCACCACCTGATGGTGGAGCTGAGGAGTGCCATCCACGAGCACCGGCCCGAGACCGAGCTCCAGATCCTGATCGATAACTCGTTGGCCCACTACGACCAGATGATCGCCCTCAAGAGCGTGCTTGTCAAGTCCGACGTCTTCCACATCTTCTCCGGTATGTGGCGGACCCCGGCCGAGCGCTGCTTCTTGTGGATGGGTGGCGTCCGGCCGTCGGAGCTCATTAAG ATAATAATGAATCAGGTGGAGCCGTTGACGGAGCAGCAAATGGTGGGGATTTACGGGCTGCAGCAATCGACGCAGGAAGCAGAAGAAGCTCTCTCTCAAGGGCTTGAGGCATTGAACCAATCTCTCACGGAAACCATAGTTTGCGACACTCTCACTCTTCCTCCAAACATGAACACATACATGGCGCAAATGGCTGTCGCCATTAGCAAACTCTCAACTCTCGAGGGCTTTGTTAGACAG GCTGATAGCTTGAGGCAGCAAACCCTTCACCGGCTGCATCAACTTCTGACGACCCGCCAAGCAGCGCGGTGCATTCTAGCCATCGGAGAATACTTCCACCGCCTCCGGGCCCTCAGCTCCCTCTGGCTCACCCGTCCCCGCCATGACTAA
- the LOC121767891 gene encoding protein ABHD18-like isoform X1, with the protein MCCSSCWHRGHSFERRLRLGGPLLKENIATMVLESLFYGRRCPLQQYGAKLLCVSDLLLLGRATIEEARSFLHWLDYEAGFGKMGVCGHNFLHRKLP; encoded by the exons ATGTGTTGTTCATCTTGCTG GCACAGGGGCCATTCGTTTGAGCGGAGGTTACGTCTTGGTGGGCCCCTACTGAAGGAAAACATAGCAACTATGGTGCTTGAGAG CCTTTTCTATGGAAGAAGGTGCCCTTTGCAGCAGTATGGTGCAAAGCTGTTGTGTGTTAGTGATTTGCTCCTATTAGGAAGAGCCACCATCGAAGAGGCTCGTAGCTTTCTGCATTGGTTAGACTACGAAGCTGGTTTTGGTAAAATGGGTGTCTgtggccataactttctccacagaaagTTGCCTTGA
- the LOC121767704 gene encoding protein POLYCHOME-like: MAVSRDRLSREDSIIASYSQRRVSRNIGRGNPIPFVLVDDNEEGMNARTPFRWRDTTMAGNAGSPRFTPQNLSYLVGSGRSRVGGFGTTSIRRFGRLAGPENLGSSRGRGGALPAWYPRKPLNDITAVVKAFERRRREQRGGGEGLQTAARVQPSTPSAHLEQNKAMISPVLYRPRSIGKVPKILLDITHQEGGDAAACLTPQKKLLNSIDVVERVVMEELQKMKRTPSAKRAERERRVRTLMSMR; the protein is encoded by the exons ATGGCTGTGTCACGAGATCGGCTATCGAGGGAAGATAGCATCATAGCATCTTACAGCCAAAGGCGAGTTTCAAGGAATATTGGAAGGGGGAATCCGATACCTTTTGTTCTTGTGGATGATAATGAGGAAGGGATGAATGCAAGGACTCCATTCCGGTGGAGAGATACGACGATGGCTGGCAATGCTGGATCCCCGAGATTTACGCCTCAGAACTTGTCATATTTGGTGGGGAGTGGTCGTAGCCGTGTGGGTGGTTTTGGTACTACGAGTATAAGGCGCTTTGGAAGGCTGGCAGGGCCGGAGAACTTGGGAAGTAGCCGTGGCCGTGGAGGTGCATTGCCAGCTTGGTATCCCAGAAAGCCTCTCAATGACATCACTGCTGTAGTGAAG GCAtttgaaagaagaagaagagagcaACGAGGAGGTGGCGAAGGCTTACAAACAGCAGCTCGTGTTCAACCTAGCACGCCAAGTGCTCATCTTGAGCAAAACAAAGCTATGATTTCGCCGGTTTTGTATAGGCCAAGAAGCATAGGCAAAGTTCCCAAGATATTGCTCGATATCACGCATCAAGAGGGGGGAGATGCAGCAGCTTGTTTGACGCCGCAGAAGAAGCTATTGAACAGTATTGATGTAGTTGAGAGGGTGGTGATGGAGGAGCTCCAGAAGATGAAGAGGACTCCATCTGCCAAGAgggcagagagggagagaagggtCCGGACTTTGATGTCTATGCGCTGA